A stretch of Fusarium poae strain DAOMC 252244 chromosome 2, whole genome shotgun sequence DNA encodes these proteins:
- a CDS encoding hypothetical protein (TransMembrane:12 (o37-54i66-85o91-110i154-172o184-202i214-234o608-628i640-656o662-684i691-710o716-735i756-774o)) codes for MASSNESSETHNETPAPPPKHKLPPWLDHFNTHDLKIFLRCWIAIWAMMLLIFIHPALTRLGQATFLGAILLFAVPPASIVFIYLLGALSLLLGMCLAWCWGLLTMKAALAARPDAETQALLGQLQKQAVQNAEQTGQPAAWEAQILIHNGFMLDARVTAVFFCMGCLFIYTLARLRCANPKTVVLQIFGTIVTDIFLLFGPSIPTFKGDIASVLVKPGAIGIGIGLVFCLFLFPHSTSHVVLSGLERLIRMSNKGIVVTKKGLQGDSSPLPELHASRTGMISAFKAGQPALAFLPLDFSRGLWGADDIKGLHERVRRVMYTSLYLIDFQIGRVRGREKEEEHRKAEAEGRLEPVGEKDKYHIGRRQRQETVTLLSAFERPEAAELRSKTRNTLLETTAEVMEIGQQAIKLAADYVQAVNSCRWFRKTSPERFQELNRSLHDLLGRSRAARESCVVNTTKGVLEAHAEVFDANGKLRPIHGTDRPFLPSMVIAMVVEERILSWATSIERLLEYILNLSETRTRGRIWVPSRVQYAVSWLFHGQITYPGHDIAAEEDPDKLMVADTFDEETKETKRRLEVGRGYKGSSAKRNKLSKILIASYNWLINPAGMYALRMVVVTVATGIPSVIPSSSGFFYREKGIWAVISAQTVLLVYLADFTFSLVSRTVGTIIGGLIGMVTWYIGAGSGIGNPYGMAAATGVAIIPLLWWRLYLPPSFQFATIMAGATFALVIGFSWDHDHIVQYGLPGKGYEAFWKRVVTVLIGFAAAFIVQLFPSPPSGTTHVCNTLANSVRSLSDHYALLISHWGRTEKNRALASVAENISIEVAEVLLALGPSIALLKGELSFGPFDQHVLQRTKEQCQYINQALGGLLNLASTLPRELQDRLIRVAGILDDRSIGDIMAVLAVIEQALRTGSPLPERLPAPLTRRAMDLVESQSNDVILTATLVQDEHHRRYCVAVTLYLKFLGSIDDLLIVLKEALGERHIIYQWGDVKDIA; via the coding sequence ATGGCTTCATCAAATGAGTCTTCTGAGACTCATAACGaaacaccagcaccacccCCGAAACATAAACTCCCGCCATGGTTGGACCACTTCAACACACATGATCTCAAAATATTCTTACGATGCTGGATCGCAATCTGGGCCATGATGCTTCTCATTTTCATCCATCCAGCGCTCACGAGACTCGGTCAAGCCACTTTCCTTGGAGCTATCCTACTGTTCGCCGTACCACCCGCAAGTATCGTCTTCATCTATCTCCTTGGTGCATTATCGCTTCTGCTGGGCATGTGCTTAGCCTGGTGCTGGGGTCTCTTGACAATGAAGGCGGCCCTTGCGGCCAGACCAGACGCCGAGACACAGGCTTTACTTGGGCAACTGCAGAAACAGGCAGTGCAAAATGCAGAGCAGACGGGACAGCCGGCAGCTTGGGAGGCACAGATTTTGATCCATAATGGTTTCATGCTCGATGCGAGAGTAACAGCAGTTTTCTTCTGCATGGGGTGCCTCTTTATCTACACTTTGGCACGGTTGCGATGCGCGAATCCGAAAACAGTGGTACTACAAATCTTTGGTACCATTGTCACCGACATATTCCTCCTCTTTGGTCCTTCAATCCCAACCTTCAAGGGTGATATCGCATCAGTCCTAGTAAAGCCCGGCGCTATCGGCATTGGAATTGGATTGGTGTTCTGTCTCTTCTTATTCCCTCACTCGACATCCCATGTGGTTCTCAGCGGTCTTGAAAGGTTGATCCGTATGTCGAACAAAGGAATTGTTGTGACGAAAAAGGGTCTTCAGGGCGATAGCAGTCCGCTTCCTGAACTTCATGCAAGTAGAACGGGTATGATATCAGCGTTCAAAGCCGGACAGCCAGCCCTCGCGTTTCTTCCCCTTGACTTTTCACGCGGTCTGTGGGGTGCAGATGACATCAAGGGCCTACACGAACGTGTTCGAAGAGTCATGTATACCAGCCTCTATCTTATTGACTTTCAGATTGGTCGCGTCCGTGGACgggagaaagaagaagagcacagaaaggctgaagctgaaggTCGTCTTGAACCCGTCGGTGAGAAGGATAAATATCACATTGGCCGTCGGCAGAGACAGGAGACTGTGACCCTTCTAAGTGCTTTCGAAAGACCCGAGGCGGCCGAGTTACGATCCAAGACGAGGAATACACTGTTGGAGACGACAGCTGAAGTCATGGAGATTGGGCAGCAGGCAATTAAACTTGCTGCTGATTACGTTCAGGCTGTCAATTCGTGCCGCTGGTTTAGGAAGACGTCGCCCGAACGATTCCAAGAGTTGAATAGAAGTCTTCACGATCTTCTAGGTCGATCGCGGGCAGCCAGAGAATCATGTGTTGTCAACACAACCAAGGGTGTTCTCGAAGCCCACGCAGAGGTATTTGACGCCAATGGTAAGCTGAGGCCTATACATGGAACTGATAGGCCATTCCTTCCTAGCATGGTCATTGCAATGGTTGTCGAGGAACGCATTCTCAGTTGGGCTACTTCTATCGAACGACTTCTCGAGTACATTCTTAACCTTTCGGAGACGCGCACCAGAGGTCGCATATGGGTTCCATCCCGGGTGCAATACGCTGTTTCATGGCTGTTCCATGGACAAATCACGTATCCTGGTCACGATATCGCAGCAGAAGAAGACCCAGACAAACTTATGGTGGCTGATACCTTTGACGAGGAAACAAAAGAGACCAAGCGACGGTTGGAGGTCGGTAGAGGGTACAAGGGATCTTCAGCAAAGCGGAATAAACTCAGCAAGATTCTCATTGCATCGTACAACTGGCTCATAAATCCAGCTGGCATGTATGCCTTGAGAATGGTAGTTGTCACAGTGGCGACAGGAATCCCATCTGTCATCCCAAGCAGCTCAGGATTTTTCTATCGAGAGAAAGGCATCTGGGCTGTTATCAGTGCTCAGACGGTGCTTCTTGTATACTTGGCTGATTTTACGTTTTCCCTTGTTTCTCGAACGGTTGGGACTATTATTGGAGGTCTCATCGGCATGGTGACTTGGTATATCGGCGCAGGCAGCGGCATCGGCAATCCATACGGCATGGCGGCAGCCACAGGTGTCGCAATTATCCCTCTTCTTTGGTGGCGTCTCTATCTCCCACCGTCATTCCAATTTGCTACAATCATGGCTGGTGCTACATTCGCCCTTGTGATCGGGTTCAGCTGGGACCATGATCACATCGTGCAGTATGGTCTGCCAGGCAAAGGCTACGAAGCATTTTGGAAGCGCGTTGTCACTGTTTTGATAGGATTTGCCGCAGCGTTTATCGTGCAGCTCTTCCCAAGCCCACCATCTGGAACGACACACGTCTGCAATACACTAGCGAATTCTGTGCGCAGCTTATCAGACCATTACGCGCTGTTGATATCGCATTGGGGACGCACTGAAAAGAACAGGGCTCTGGCTTCTGTCGCCGAGAATATCTCTATTGAAGTCGCCGAAGTTTTACTCGCTTTGGGTCCCTCTATTGCCCTGTTGAAAGGCGAGCTAAGTTTCGGGCCATTTGATCAACACGTTCTGCAGCGCACTAAAGAGCAGTGTCAGTATATCAACCAAGCACTAGGCGGTCTTCTAAATCTCGCATCCACATTACCGAGAGAGCTCCAAGACCGTCTCATCCGCGTTGCAGGGATCCTAGATGACCGGTCCATTGGGGACATTATGGCTGTTCTCGCTGTTATCGAACAGGCATTGCGGACAGGCTCTCCTCTCCCTGAGCGTTTGCCAGCACCGTTGACACGACGAGCAATGGATCTGGTAGAATCACAGAGTAACGATGTCATTTTGACTGCAACACTAGTACAGGATGAGCATCATAGACGCTATTGTGTGGCTGTAACGTTATATCTCAAGTTTTTGGGCAGCATCGATGACTTGCTGATTGTCCTGAAGGAGGCTTTGGGTGAGAGACACATCATATATCAGTGGGGTGATGTCAAGGACATTGCATAA